The genomic region GCTCTTTTTCTTTAGCTTTTTTGATTATGCTTTTGTCGGGTGGGAGGATTTCTATTATTTCCTCAACTAAGAATCTGCTTGCAAAGCGGTATCCTGTGAATCCAACGAGGAATACTTCAAAATGTCTCTCTTCTTCCTTTTTTAGGTAGAATTGGGTCGGGAATAAGAGGGGATTTTTGAAAAAGCTCAGGGATTCTTTAAATGCAACTCTTGCACCGAAAAGGAAAGGCTTTTCTTCTTCAAACAGAAATGTTGTTTTTCGGAATTTGCGGGATAAGAATTTGTCTGGTTTTTCCGAATGTTTGTCTATGATTTTTAGCCCTGAAATGTGAAAAGTTCTGAAAGTTTTGTTTTCAATGAGTGCACACAGGTACATTATGCCGTTATAGACAAAAACTTTTAACGGCTGAATTTTGAAAAACTCGGAACCCTTGTAACTTACAATTAATGACATGCCTTCTATGATTGCTTCGTAGATTAATTTCAGGTCTTTTTGATTTACATCTACGAATTTTTCAAGGAATTGAGGTTCATACACGAAAGAGAACTCTATGCGTTCCAGCTTTTCCTTGTTGAATTCCTTTTGCAGGCGCTTTATCAGGTTAACAAACGGTTTAAATATTTCAATGTTTCTGTAGTTCTCAGGTATGAAACTGCTAAAAGTAAGCAGGGATACCAGCTCTTCTTCTGTTATGGATGTTAAAACGGGAAATGCTTTCTGGTTTGCACGCCACTCTTGAGCTTTTCTTCCCTTTATTTCCGGGTATTTTGATTCTGCGTATCCTATGCTTTCAAGGAACTGCAGCGCCCTGTTGAGTTTCCTTCTCTCTTTCCCTGCCGGGTTTTTGTCAGATAAAATCCCGTTTGCGAATAGTCGTTCATGAATTTCTCTTGTCGTTATGAAGCTGCCACTTTGAAGGAGTATTTTTAGTATTTCTATTAATAGTTCTGCTTTTGTGTGTTCTTCGGCTGCCGTGGTGTATCCTCAATATCTATTTATTGAGATTATAACTGATGTTCTGTTTGCCTTATCAGAAATTTAACCTAAATTCCCCTTTGCAAGTCTTATTCGAGGGTCGTTTATGGAAAGGACGAAAGGAGAGAAAATTCTTGAGATAGTAGCATCCGTGTTTGGTGTTTCAGGGCTTTTTATTACAGCTCTTGGTTATCCTAACATAGGCTTTATGGTTGCACTTTGTGCGTCAACGCTTTACGCAATTTATGCCTATAAAACGAAACAGTATGGAATATTAACAAGTTCACTTATTTATGCGATTGTTGAAGTGATAGGAATTGTTCACTGGACGCTTAACAATGGAAAGTAGAACAGTTTTTAAGCTTTTTGCCGTTTCTCAGCCGGGAATAGAAGAGATTACACTTTCAGAGCTTGAAGATTTAGGCATAGAAGGAAAAGTTGTTCCTGGCGGTGCTTTGTTTAAAGGTGGTTTGAGGGAGCTTTACCTTTCCAACCTCTGGCTGAGAACGGCTAACAGGATTCTTGTCAGGGTTGCTTCATTTAAGGTTACAACTTTTTCAGAACTTGTTAAGAAGGTTTCAAGGTATCCATGGGATATCTATTTTCCTTTTCCCCAGAAAGTCAAAGTCAGGGTAACGTGTAAAAAGTCAAAGCTTTACCATTCTAAAGCAGTTGCTGAGAGAGTTTTAAAAGGTATCCATCATAGGTTGAAACATCAGCTTGAAGAGGCAAAGTTTGAGGATGAAGGGACATCTATTGTTGTGAGAATTGAGAACGATTTTTGCACAGTAAGTGTTAACAGTTCTGGTGCATCTTTACATAAAAGAGGATACAGGGTTGTTGAAACGGAAGCACCGATTAGAGAAACGCTTGCTTCTGCTATGATTCTTGCTTCAGGCTGGGATAGAAAAACACCTTTAATAGATCCTTTTTGCGGTTCAGGAACAATTCCGATAGAGGCTGCTTTGATAGGTGCAAACATACCGCCCGGTTTTAAGAGGGATTTTGCTTTTATGAAATGGAAAAACTTCGATGAAGTTTTGTGGAATCAGCTTTTAGCAGAGGCTAAAGATGGAATTACAGAATTTCCACAGGTTTTCGGTTTTGACATTTCTAAAGAGGCTGTGGATGCTGCAGTAAAGAATGCCGGGGCAGCCGGTGTAAAAATCTCTTTTAAAGTTGCTTCCTTTCCCGAAGATGGTTTACCACCTCTTGCATACATTGTTACCAATCCTCCTTACGGAAAAAGAATAAAAGTAAATCCAGAGGAAATTTATAGAGATTTCGGTAGATGGCTTAAAAAGGTGTTTTCCGGATTTAAGGTTGCGTTTCTTTCCCCTTCTAACAGGCTTGCCTCTGTTACCGGAATAAAATGTAAAAGAGTTACCACCTTTTCTAACGGCGGAATAAGGGTTAACTTATACTGTAGCCGCTAAGAAATTTTTGTGAGGTTGCAGTGAAAAATTATGAATCCTTTTCACCTCAAGAACTTCTTGAAGAATTCATCCTTTCATCTTCCCGTCCTGTCATTACTTCTTCGTTTAGTGTTAATAGTGTGGTTATTCTTGACATGGCTTTAAAAATTAAACCTGATATAGAAGTAGTTCTTATTGATACAGGTCTTCTGTTTAAAGAGACTTACGAGTTTGCAGAATATCTAAAGAACAAGTGGAACATTAATCTTATCTTTGTTGAGCCTGCGCTTTCTCTTGAAGAACAGGGTAAGAAATACGGAAAAG from Desulfurobacterium sp. TC5-1 harbors:
- a CDS encoding WYL domain-containing protein, with amino-acid sequence MYEPQFLEKFVDVNQKDLKLIYEAIIEGMSLIVSYKGSEFFKIQPLKVFVYNGIMYLCALIENKTFRTFHISGLKIIDKHSEKPDKFLSRKFRKTTFLFEEEKPFLFGARVAFKESLSFFKNPLLFPTQFYLKKEEERHFEVFLVGFTGYRFASRFLVEEIIEILPPDKSIIKKAKEKELTKHYPELIYSLKENRKRFQSFLKTFDTLIKQRQKLISNIDHL
- a CDS encoding nicotinamide mononucleotide transporter, encoding MERTKGEKILEIVASVFGVSGLFITALGYPNIGFMVALCASTLYAIYAYKTKQYGILTSSLIYAIVEVIGIVHWTLNNGK
- a CDS encoding class I SAM-dependent RNA methyltransferase, whose amino-acid sequence is MESRTVFKLFAVSQPGIEEITLSELEDLGIEGKVVPGGALFKGGLRELYLSNLWLRTANRILVRVASFKVTTFSELVKKVSRYPWDIYFPFPQKVKVRVTCKKSKLYHSKAVAERVLKGIHHRLKHQLEEAKFEDEGTSIVVRIENDFCTVSVNSSGASLHKRGYRVVETEAPIRETLASAMILASGWDRKTPLIDPFCGSGTIPIEAALIGANIPPGFKRDFAFMKWKNFDEVLWNQLLAEAKDGITEFPQVFGFDISKEAVDAAVKNAGAAGVKISFKVASFPEDGLPPLAYIVTNPPYGKRIKVNPEEIYRDFGRWLKKVFSGFKVAFLSPSNRLASVTGIKCKRVTTFSNGGIRVNLYCSR